Below is a window of Rhizobium jaguaris DNA.
CCGATGCCGTCGTCCCAGCATTTGCCGATTGCATTCGCTCCTTTCATTGGAGCAGCCTGCATCTCGACGATATCGATCGGTCATCCCTTCGGATCGGGTCTTTCCTCGAGCATTTTCCGACGGCTGACTTTGTCGGCGACAGGGTCAAGCGTCCCGCGCAGATTTCGGACGCGGCCGAGAGGATCGATCCGGAAATCCATGTCCATGTGACGCTGCCGGCGGATTTCGACTCGTTCCTTCGCGACAAATTGCATTGGCGGGCGCGGCGCAATATCCGTCATTGCCTGCGTAAGTTGGAAGGCTCGGCATTCCGGGTGACTCATGGCAACGCCGAAACCATCGAGGCGGATCTGGCGACGCTGCTGAGCCTTTGGGAGAAGCAATGGGGACGGCGCAATCCTGGCTATACGCGCTATGTTCTCGACAACTCGCAGTCCGTTCTGCCGGATTGCTTGGGCAGCGGCAGTCTTTTTCTGCCGATCGTCTGGCATAACCGAGTGCCGATAGCGGCCTCCGCCGTCCTTCTCGATCGCCCTAGAAAGAGTTTGCTCTGTTTCCTGAGTGCGCGTGATGTCTCGGTCCGAGATCTGTCTCCAGGCTTGATGGTGCATGCCTATACGATCCGATGGGCGATAGAGAGCGGCTTTCGAATCTACGATCTCGGTCCTGGCAATTATGAGCACAAGTATATTTTCGGCTCCGTTAGCCGGCGCATCGAGCGCTTTCGGATCGATACAAGGACGGGGCGGAATCTCGGCGAACGGCTGGACCCGCATTGTCTGCCGTTCGTGATTGCCCGCATCAAAAGCCTGTATTCAGCCAGCGATCTGACCAATGCTGAGATCGGCTGCCGACAGGTTCTCGCGATCGAGCCGATGCATCAGGAGG
It encodes the following:
- a CDS encoding GNAT family N-acetyltransferase, with protein sequence MHVDVIEKQEDLQGLKGNWDRIYEIDPEAQCFLSWTWISSWFASRSLPWIVLAAREDADGAYVAFFPIQLGTGLDRGKGFYNTIVLGGSYFASYTGILCDPAFADAVVPAFADCIRSFHWSSLHLDDIDRSSLRIGSFLEHFPTADFVGDRVKRPAQISDAAERIDPEIHVHVTLPADFDSFLRDKLHWRARRNIRHCLRKLEGSAFRVTHGNAETIEADLATLLSLWEKQWGRRNPGYTRYVLDNSQSVLPDCLGSGSLFLPIVWHNRVPIAASAVLLDRPRKSLLCFLSARDVSVRDLSPGLMVHAYTIRWAIESGFRIYDLGPGNYEHKYIFGSVSRRIERFRIDTRTGRNLGERLDPHCLPFVIARIKSLYSASDLTNAEIGCRQVLAIEPMHQEALALYREIVASRILWQAISPDETTNISSDDQEVVGRAEAEKQCRATIAENPGDFDAAHRLSILLMLRGEAREAEAEIERALELRPDSAAAHCTYGNLLAAVRDFEGAIVRYDQAIALEPNHAIAYNNKGNVLRRLGRSDEALASYEKAIAIRPDYEQARANRAALFDEETDMLPAAV